Proteins from one bacterium genomic window:
- a CDS encoding ComF family protein codes for MSAWLRTAARALLEVVLPAHCVRCDREVAAGGGRGVAGGLRWCDTPPLCRACRESLLCPEPLFVTLGKVGSTLPAAAGMPTNAGLVEIVSCWKYRGYRGLAVPLSALVDAAWDIAETVGGPVDMLVPMPLHPRRRRERGFNQAELLARLVGRRRSLPVHADLLVRRRATAQQAKLSSRSADRGRNVSGAFALAGRGAGEIGRVGLVDDLVTSGATALAAAACLREGGVSVSWILAAGAVRARSPGRA; via the coding sequence ATGAGCGCTTGGCTTCGAACCGCAGCCCGGGCCCTGCTGGAAGTGGTGCTCCCCGCGCACTGCGTGCGCTGCGACCGGGAAGTGGCTGCCGGTGGAGGCCGGGGCGTAGCCGGCGGTCTGCGCTGGTGCGATACGCCGCCGCTGTGTCGAGCCTGTCGTGAATCTCTGCTGTGTCCGGAGCCGCTGTTCGTGACGCTCGGCAAGGTCGGCTCGACGTTGCCGGCGGCAGCGGGGATGCCCACGAACGCCGGGCTGGTGGAAATCGTGTCGTGCTGGAAGTACCGCGGGTACCGCGGCCTGGCGGTGCCGCTGTCCGCGCTCGTCGATGCCGCCTGGGATATTGCGGAAACCGTGGGCGGTCCCGTGGACATGCTGGTCCCGATGCCGTTGCATCCCCGGCGCCGCCGTGAAAGAGGCTTCAACCAGGCCGAACTGCTGGCCCGCCTGGTCGGCAGGCGCAGGAGCTTGCCCGTGCATGCCGATCTGCTCGTCCGCCGGCGGGCCACCGCCCAGCAGGCCAAGCTGTCGTCGCGGTCCGCGGATCGCGGACGCAACGTCAGCGGTGCCTTCGCGCTCGCTGGGCGAGGCGCGGGGGAGATCGGGCGCGTGGGTCTCGTGGACGACCTGGTGACCAGCGGTGCGACGGCGCTGGCGGCCGCCGCGTGCCTGCGGGAAGGTGGCGTGTCGGTGTCCTGGATCCTCGCCGCCGGAGCCGTTCGGGCGCGCTCGCCCGGGCGGGCTTGA